From the genome of Falco biarmicus isolate bFalBia1 chromosome 2, bFalBia1.pri, whole genome shotgun sequence:
AAATTATGCAAGAataaatccagatttttttaaagtttaactGTGTACTGTTACATTCTTGAGAAGGACTGAAAAAGAGTGATACGGTGTCAGACCCATTAAGTAAACTGCCAGATGAGTATTTTTGATAAAAGACTACATAGGTATAAGCGAAGTGATAGGGAGGGAAATCACTTACCAGCATTTAATGTCTGACAGACGCCACCTTTAATCCCTGTAACgcattatttgcatttttttcaagagtGGAAAATTGAGTTGAACAAATCTGTAGtaagacagaaagaacaaattttcaaaaatagtaAGACCCCATCCTCCAAAGAAACCCCAACCAAAGGCACTTGCTTAATAGGCCAGGTGCCATTACTTTGTGCGTATTATGACTTTACGTCAGCAGCAGTTCATGCAGCTTGTCAGCAACCGCCTGTGCCATTGCTGCGTGAGAATATAGCAAGTCTCACGCTGATCTCTCCCCTAATTTTTGTGAATAATTACTGAACTTGGCCAGCTGCCCTGAGGGCAATACCCTCCGTATCCTGTTAAGCAAGTGGGTCCCTTTGTCCAGCTCAGaggatgcatttattttcacttcttcACAGCTGTTTTGGCACTGGGTTGGCACAGCGGGACTAGCCGAAGTGCTGGCTTGTAGATCACAGCTGCTGTAGAAGTAGGTGAGACGGGACTGTCAGGAAGCTCGCCAGCTGCGTGGGACTGCTTTGTCGAGGCCACATTTATCCAGTGGGCAGGGGCCGGCATCTCTGCTGCACAGCACCGACCTCTGGAAAGCTGCCTTGCCTCTGGAACAGCTCGAAGCACCTCACCGCTGCTACGGTGTGACACcaggagcagaaagcagggTGCAAGAGGCCCCTTTGGGCCCACGGCTGCCCCACTGTCCGCAGGCCTCTAGCAGACCCTCTGCTCCGCCTCTGGGCCTCCTGGGGGTCTCAAGTGCCACCCACCCTCATCACTGCCCCCTCAAGCTTCAGCGCTCCCtcccctgtcccagcacacacccaccctgctgctcccactgccCCCAGGACAAGCACTTCATCCTGCCGCAGGGCACTTccacccccagcccttccccagccctgcacagccttTACTTCTGCACCTCTGCCCCCCCAGGCAGGACGCGTGgcccacagccctgggctggccCTGGTGGGGAAAGTACTTCCAGCCTGAAGCACCAGAGAAAGCACAGGACTAAACAGTCtcccctgctggggctgctgcttgtTATTAAAAACGTTCAAAAAAACTAGGTGGCTGGTTAACAGGTTTCAGTAACGCAACTGCAATGAGCTAGCACTACCAATTCCACACCCCACCCCTGCAAGAACAGTATCCATCCAAAATTAAGTCAAACTCAGTTCTTGGCCAAGGACCAACAGGGAGAAAGAGGCAGTTCACACCCCTTCACAAGCCTGGTGAGGATTATCTAAACAGAAGACAGAGGCACagaactttaagaaaaaaaaaatccatgttcAAATGTTAACCAGGAAGCATATCCAGCTGGCCATGCCTAGGTGTGAACTCCTGTCCTGTTACAAACGTTTTTGTATGCAGTTGGAAGTTAACAACACCTTAGCCTCTCACTAACAAGCTTTTCCAGGGTAATTTTAGTTTCTCTCTCCAGCAATACTGATGTGGAAGTCAACTGGGCCTGACATGGCGTTTGCTGCTGAGACACACTGATGACACAACTGTCTTAACAGCCGTTGTACTTCTAAAAGCATCTACCAGCTACAGTTCCAGTGTCAACACCTTccacacacagaaacagcacaggcagcagcaggactgttGCTCCACTATCCTGACAGTACAGAGTGTTAAGATTTCTCTGGAGACTTACAGAACCTCAGCAGCAGTGACCCCATTTATCAGCTTCTAGagcatttttctccatttccttcaGAGCAACGTTCACCTGCCTTCAGGATGAGTTAAGAGTTTTCAAGCTGTCATGAAGTGTTCGGTGAGAACTAAGTGGAACTCGCCGCAGCTTCATCACCTTCCTCCCTCAGTGCTGTGCTTCCCAAATCAAAATACTTTACACCATCTATTCAAGAAGAAGTATTTTATTGTTTCCATCTGACAGGTTTCACTGTGAGTGACTAGGACAGCTTGCTAGATAGTCTCTTTCATGATTTTGGTGAGTTTCTGGATCTTTGACCTTGTTGACATGTCCACGTACTTCTCCCCAATATTGACAATCATGCCACCAAGGATCGACGGATCAATCTAAAGAAGAAACATTGAACAGAAATTCTATTAGCAAAAATTTGGTAGCCTAGTATACAATTTTTACActagtgaaaaaagaaaaaaagctttcaaaagagCCTTTTTTATGGTAACTTTGCAGTCCCTGTATTCCAAAGTTAAGATTTTATTAATTGAAGCAGCACCAGGTCTACAAGAAAGCACAGAACTATGTAATATAGCAACTGGATTCAGTAAAATAAGTTAAAAAGCGCAGCTTAACAGGAACTTGATAAAATTTGTTTACGAATCAAAAATCCAGACCTTGGCTTCCAGCTTCAAGACCTCGCCCTTAGCCAAGAATCCATTCAGAGCACTTTTTAGCTCAGTAAGGCTGGCGTCATCCAAGGGCTGAAAAATATGAACAGAAGACAAGGAAAATTAAAGGACTTGAAAATAATCAAATGATATAATGAAAACCCAGATTTTTTACTCAGATTCTTCTAAAGACAGACACTTCCACCAGCAAGGCAGTTTAAGCTGCCTTCTTGAACAGGAATAATCAaaggacagcacagaaacagcactcGCTTTGTGCCCTCCTAATTTCATGAAACACTGTGTTATTTGTGCACATATTCCCAGCAAAAGCTTGATGCTGACATCTTCAGATGGCAAGCGTCAGGAATCCATACTTGCCAAAGTAAGCAAGCACTTGATGGAAAACCTTGAGATCTGCCTTACAGCAGTGTTCAGGCTATACAAGGAAAGTTTAATTTTGCTGCTCCTAACAATTGAGATAATCAGCTTGAGAAGAAGCATGGTTTCATGTAAAGCCCTGGGCGGTGACTGAGGATGCTGGCAGtgagctcccagccctgctgcaggcttgCAGAATGCTCCTGGCTAAGTACATGTCTCCATCACCATGGAAGAACTCTGCATCCCTGTGGGAGAGACACTGTGAATCTGTCCTTGCCACCCCTACAAGTCGCTCAGATACCActgagacagaaacaaacaggACTTCACTGAAAAGTACTGGCGTTGTGTTACTGGCAATTTACATAGTTTCTATTTAATAGCTAACAGTTTGAGCGCCAAAAGAaactaacaacaacaaaaaagcagcaggaaagtAACTTtacatatgaaatatttaggATAGCTTGTGGAAAGGTTTGCACTGGCCTGTGAGTCCACATGTCCCTGAAGGCTACCACTTAGACTGACAACCTGTGCTTATGGCCTGAAGGGAGCCCGTTAATCTGAAGTGGATCAGTCTCTCTATTTCATCCAGGTAGGTAGCTCACTGTATCCCTACCCAAGAGCTATAGATTTACATCACACACCTAGCTGCCCAGCTTCCCACCCTAGCAGACCTGGGCATGGATCCGTTAACGAAGATGTTACTGAAGTGTCAGAACCACTGTGCCTCCAGCCTGTTATTTACAACTAAGAGATACCATCTTCCCTCTCGCTCTCCTGAGCAGCACCAGCCAGACTTGCCTTGCCTGCTACTTTTGAAAAAGTATTCCTACAGTTTCAGAGTTAGCTGCTTGTCCTGATCACTGCAGGTGGTGAATCAGGTAGCTGCTCCCTGTGAAGCACAGCACCAAGCACCACAGGCATTCTCAGTCCTATCAGATATCTGCCTTGCTCGAAATAATAGCTGATCTGTTAATTCTGACCTAATCTGTATGATCCTGATGACAGAAATAAGAATGCGGGCAGCTCAATCTGCAGACGAAGCTGACTTTTATCAGCCACTGGGTTCACACATAGGAAGGAAAGATGTAAGCTGTTAAGACTTAAATTGGAGGAACAGGTTTAATTTTTGACCAGTAATTGCTGGATATCAAAAAGCTATCTGCAGGAAAATGTAAATCTCGGTAGAGAGGAGATATTTCCTCACTACTCatacagcaaatatttaaacTAGAGAGAGCAAAATTAAGCTAAAGAAGTTTGCCTTTTATACTGCTACCCATTAAGCTCAATCGAGAGGTTCCTAACTCACCTGTGCAGTGGTGACTGTGCACAGCACTTCTCCACGGTATGCGCTCATGATCTTTCCAAACGCAGAAACAATCTCTGGCGTGTAACGCAAGCGACCGTTTTCAGCAAGCAAATCTGGAAGATGCAGATACATTGAAAGGGTTTAAAGCTCCCACCCCGAGCAGATTTGGTTAGCTAACAGTAGTAAAGAGTAGCTTTAggtgtttttctgaagtcaaaTGGTTACTCACTCATCAGGTTGACAATAATAGGGGACATCTTCTCTTTCGCTATGGCATCGTTCACAGCTTTTTGTTTAACTGTGCTCTTGGTGTGAGGGTTCATAACAACACTGGATAGCTTGGGGTCCTTCAAGAGGGTCTAAGAGGATACACAAACGCGATAAAGGCCAGGAGTTTTCCAGGCATTACAAGGTCTAACGGGACTACCCAAAGCAGGCGACACGGTCGTCCCGTGAGTAAGAACGAGGCCTGAAGCTGATGGGAAGTGAAACGGCAGCTCCAGGTG
Proteins encoded in this window:
- the ATP5PO gene encoding ATP synthase subunit O, mitochondrial: MAAAAGLSLKVRQLSTSAARPLSKLVKPPIQVYGLEGRYATALYSAASKQKKLEQVEKELSRVWTLLKDPKLSSVVMNPHTKSTVKQKAVNDAIAKEKMSPIIVNLMNLLAENGRLRYTPEIVSAFGKIMSAYRGEVLCTVTTAQPLDDASLTELKSALNGFLAKGEVLKLEAKIDPSILGGMIVNIGEKYVDMSTRSKIQKLTKIMKETI